One region of Flavobacterium sp. KACC 22763 genomic DNA includes:
- a CDS encoding endo-1,4-beta-xylanase, whose translation MNKLYKMAMLFCTAAAVWSCANDSVLDFEYAKPESIANQEKIDAYKDLKTYVGRSGNPDFKLGAGISLSEYVSGGIVKRLVDRNFDEITMGYEMKHGAVVKNDGTFDFSGIDKLLAATQQSGVTLFGHTLCWHANQNAAYLKGLIAPVIIPSTGGPSWDLVTGNDFESDNTSNYQVNSNVTMAYTAAGEGANGVGRALKLTNAAVRANDWEAQLFIKFSPAVQAGEKYQLSMDIRSDVNASYPTQAHVTPGAYKHWDFFGTISSTPTWTTYTKEITVSAEQATCGVIAFNLGKTATNYYFDNITLKKYNSTGGSTIIEKTPEEKKNIINESLEKWISEMMKKCAPAVKAWDVVNEPMDDGKPYELKTGIGKTLAADEFFWQDYLGKDYAVEAFRLARKYGNPTDKLFVNDYNLEYNLDKCKGLITYVEYIESKGQKVDGIATQMHISINSNKENIAAMFQLLAATGKLIKVSELDIAVGTADVTETMLQKQAEMYKYVVDMYSKYIPAKQRYGITVWGVSDSKKDSSWLPGEKQALWDIQFTRKPAYARFADGLNEMK comes from the coding sequence ATGAATAAATTATATAAAATGGCGATGCTGTTCTGCACTGCTGCAGCAGTCTGGTCCTGTGCAAATGATAGTGTTTTAGATTTTGAATATGCCAAACCTGAGTCCATTGCCAATCAGGAGAAAATAGATGCCTATAAAGATTTAAAAACCTATGTTGGCAGATCGGGCAATCCAGATTTTAAATTAGGTGCCGGAATTTCATTATCAGAGTATGTTTCAGGTGGAATTGTCAAAAGGCTTGTAGATCGAAATTTTGACGAAATCACCATGGGGTACGAAATGAAGCATGGGGCAGTAGTTAAAAATGACGGCACGTTTGACTTCTCTGGAATAGATAAACTGCTGGCAGCCACTCAGCAATCTGGAGTGACGCTATTTGGGCATACTTTATGCTGGCATGCCAATCAAAATGCAGCTTACTTAAAGGGCCTTATTGCTCCTGTAATCATTCCATCAACAGGAGGACCAAGTTGGGATCTTGTAACAGGCAATGATTTTGAATCAGATAACACATCCAATTATCAGGTTAATTCAAATGTAACCATGGCATATACTGCAGCTGGCGAAGGTGCAAACGGAGTAGGCAGAGCGCTTAAATTAACCAATGCTGCAGTTCGTGCGAACGACTGGGAGGCACAGCTGTTTATAAAATTTTCTCCAGCTGTTCAGGCAGGTGAAAAATACCAGTTGTCAATGGATATCCGTTCAGATGTAAATGCTTCTTATCCTACGCAGGCACATGTAACGCCAGGAGCCTATAAGCACTGGGATTTTTTCGGAACAATTTCTTCAACGCCAACTTGGACAACCTATACAAAAGAAATTACCGTTTCGGCAGAGCAGGCAACTTGTGGAGTAATTGCTTTCAATCTTGGAAAAACGGCTACCAATTACTATTTTGATAATATTACATTAAAGAAGTACAATTCAACAGGAGGAAGCACAATCATTGAGAAGACTCCAGAAGAGAAGAAAAATATCATTAATGAAAGTCTGGAGAAATGGATCTCAGAAATGATGAAAAAATGTGCTCCTGCCGTAAAAGCTTGGGATGTGGTTAATGAGCCGATGGATGACGGCAAACCTTACGAATTAAAAACAGGTATTGGAAAAACTTTGGCCGCAGACGAATTTTTCTGGCAGGATTATTTAGGTAAGGATTATGCGGTAGAGGCATTTAGATTGGCAAGAAAATATGGTAATCCTACTGATAAATTATTTGTAAATGACTATAATCTTGAATATAATTTGGACAAATGCAAAGGGCTTATTACGTATGTAGAGTATATTGAAAGTAAAGGACAGAAAGTTGATGGGATTGCAACACAGATGCATATTAGCATTAATTCGAATAAAGAAAATATTGCAGCAATGTTTCAATTATTGGCGGCAACAGGCAAGCTTATTAAAGTTTCAGAATTGGATATTGCTGTAGGAACTGCAGATGTGACCGAAACTATGCTTCAAAAACAAGCTGAAATGTATAAATATGTTGTAGATATGTATTCAAAATATATTCCAGCCAAACAAAGATATGGCATTACGGTTTGGGGAGTTAGCGACAGCAAAAAAGATTCTTCTTGGCTTCCTGGCGAAAAACAAGCTTTATGGGATATCCAGTTTACCCGTAAACCAGCCTATGCACGATTTGCAGATGGATTAAATGAAATGAAGTAA